In Dehalococcoidales bacterium, the genomic window TTCCATGGTGGTGATTGCATCTATGATTGGTGCTGGCGGGCTTGGCGCAGAGGTAATGCGCTCGGTTAACCGGCTTGATCTGGCTCTGGGTTTTGAGAGCGGTCTTGCGATTGTAATACTGGCTATGGTTCTGGATCGCGTTAGCCGTAACATTGGTTCTGATAAGGTTACGCCAGCCAGCCGGATTATTGGTTATATCAAACGCCGGCGTAAAACCAGGCAGGAAGCAAAGGAAGCCGAACGAGGATCAGGCTCCGCAGAAGAAAAAGAAACCGAAATTTAGATAGTTAATCTGAGAGAAAGGAGGAATGGTTAATAGAAGAAAGTAGCCTTGAAAAGGCAACCCGAAACTATTAAACAATAAAAGGAGGAGAAAATTGTTTAAGAAAATTCATTATTCAGCACTGGCAGCCTTAGCTGCTATTGTTATGACCGCTGGCCTTGCCGGTGGTTGTTCGCAAGAAAAAGAAACTATCAAGATCCCTTATGTACAATGGGCTTGAGCGGAGGCAGAAGCCTTTCTTGCAAAGGATATTCTAGAAGGCATGGGCTATAGCGTTGAACTCAGCACTGTTTCAGCTGGTGTCATGTTTGAAGCCGTTGCTACTGGCGACCAGGATTTCATGACCACTGCTTGGCTGCCTTATACCCATAAATCTTACTGGGAAGCTCGTAAAAATAATCTGGACAGAATTGGAACTCTCTACGAAGGGGCTGTTCTGGCTATTGTTGTACCTGATTATGTGACCATAGATTCATTAGCTGAAATGAAAGATCACGCTGGTGAATTCGGCAGCCGCATAGTTGGCATAGACCCCGGAGCCGGGATCATGGAAGCTACCAAGAACGTCCTGATGCCAAATTACGGTTTGGGAGACTGGGAGCTTAGCGAATCCAGCGAAGCGGCAATGATAGCTGAGCTGGAGCGCTCTATCAATAATCAGGAATGGATAGCCGTAACAGGCTGGGCGCCTCATTGGAAGTTCGCTGCCTATGATCTAAAAATGCTTGAGGATCCAGATGAAACGCTTGGCGGACTAGAAGAAATTGTTATCATAGCTCGTGAAGGTTTCCGGGAAGATTATCCTGAAATAGTTTCATTCCTGGAAAACTGGAAGATGACTTCCGACCAGTTAGGCGAAGTAATGCACATGATTAGTGTTGATGGGATGGCTCCTGCAGTTGCTGCAGCTGAGTGGGTTGGCAACAACCAGGATGTCGTAGATTCCTGGCTATCGTAAAAATAAATTGGTAATTTGGTTAAGAGGGGGGCACATGCGCCCCTCTTTTTATAAGGGATTGTGTTTTCTGTGTCGTCCGGGATGAGGACGTCCCATTTCCTGTGTCACCCTTGATGAGAACATCAGCACGAAGAAGGATCTTTTACGCAGTAGTGCCCGTTGTAACATACAGAGTGTTCCCGCATGAACGGGCACAACTCGTGTGAGACCCTTCGCTGCGCTCAGGGTGACAGGAGGGGTGCTCAAGAATGACACAATTTTTCTTATGAACGAGCCCGGTTCTTATAAGACCCTTCGCTTCGCTCCAGGGTGACACAATTAATTTACTTGGTCGAAATATTAAACGGTATATAAAGCGGGCAAACTCCCATTGCAGCGGTTATTACCATTATTGCCCCGAAGATATAAAGTACAATATCCCACACACCTGCCACGAAGAAAAGCGCAACCACCAGTGCAGCTATACCCAGTATCGCGCGGATAGATCTATCAGCAGTTCCCATGTTTTGTTTCATTTTACCCTCCTCTGGGTTTTAACCGATTATATGGATAGTGCTTCCCAATAGCAATAGAAAAAACGTATCCATGCAGAGAAATGTAGTTGGGTGGAATTCTTTAATCAACTATAGCCTGTGCAAGATGTGCTCCAAGGTTTCTGGCTTTTTCCATAGCCTCAAAGTCAGCCCTTACTGCGCCTTTATCAAAAATACCCTTTACTGCCAGCTCTCCAATCAACTCGTAACCCAGATACTCGAACGGTATCCGCATGGCATCTATGGTGAGGCCGATAGCTATATCGTATTGCGGCTGTTCTCCGACAGCAATGAGTATCATTTTTCGTCCCTGCCCGGAAAGACTGCTCGTATACTGCCGCGGGCGGTCTTTGGTAAATTGGTAAAGGCAGTACAGCCGGTCGATAAAAGCTTTCATCCAGGCGGTGATATTACAGTTGTGGCTGGGAGAAACCAGCACCAGCCCTCGTGCCTCCAAAAGCCTGGGGTATAACAGTTGCATACCATCATTGAGTCCAATGCAGTGGGTGCTGTTTTGGCACTTCTCACATCCGGTGCATGGCATATAGTGATAATCTCGCAGTTGAATAGCTTCGTAGTCGGTACCTGTATCTGCTACTCCTGATAGCGCCTGTTTGAGCAGGATGTCGGAATTACCGTTTTTGCGCGGGCTGGCACCGATAGCCAGTATCCGGTTTTTAACTTCCATGGATTATCCTTCGATGCAGATTTTTTATCAGGCAGGTTTTTTATGCTTTCCCCTTCTGTTCTTGGCATTATCATACCAGACCACCAGGCCGGGAACTACCCCAAGAGAGATCAAAAGACAAAGCAGAACACCGATAACAGTTACAATGCCAAAATCCCGGATCATCACAAAACTGGATACTATCATTACAGCAAAACCACCTAGTGTGGTAAGCGCTGTAGCCATAATAGCTCGGCCTGTCTTGGTGATAGCGGTAACCATGGCCTCTTCCGGTGCCACGCCCCGGCTTTTTTCTTCGTTGTAACGCCCATTAATCATTACCATAAATTCAGTACCAATACCGATGATCAGCACTCCCAGGATAGCGGTAAGGGGATTAAGTGGGATATCAATTAAATACATTACAAGGGAAGACCATGCAATAACTGCAATAACCGGTATCACCGTTAAAATAGAACTTACCAGCCGGCGGTAGGCAATTAATATTATGATGAATACAGCCACCAGACATAATAGGTTCATAAGCATTCGCGAACCGATGACCGCATCTATAGTTTCTGCCCCAAGTGCCATCGTGCCTACTGAATTAACAGCGACTCCTGCCGGAGGTGCAGCCATTTCTTCCAGGTCCTGGATGAGGGTGTGTACACCTTCCAGAGAGATATATTTTATATTGAAAGAAACACTTGCCATCGACGATGTGTCCGAAATCAGACTGAAAGTAAAAATACTGGGGGTTGATTGAATGATTGCATCTATTTGTTCTGCTGGTGGGATAACTCCACCTGTAACTTGGGTTATCATTGTTGCCAGGCTATTCACCGAGCGTATTTCGGCATGTTGCTCAATCGCCCGGTCTCCCCAGTCTTTCATCCACCCGATCACCTCTGGGCTGGTTATATCTTCAGCTTCGATCATAAAGCGTAGCTGCCCGCCACTGCCGGTTATTTCCCTCAGGTGCCTCAACTCCAGCAAAGCCGGTTCATCCTGGGGCATAAGCTCTTCATAATCAGTGTTGATTGTAAGCCGGCTATCAAAATAACCCCCCACCACCGCTAGCACAAGCGCTATAGCGGAAACCCATAGCGTGTGCTTGATGGCATTCCTTCCAAGAACAGCCAGGATGTGTTCTATCCGGCCGCTTGCCTTTTTAGATTTGATCTTGAGTTTTTCCACTTCGGTGCGTCGGTCGGCCACGTAAATAATACTATGGAGTAAAAATAAGCCAAGCACATAGCTGATAATAATGCCAACCGCCAGCATTAATCCAAAGTCTTTAATCATGGGCACTTTAGAGACGAAAAGAGTTATAAAACCGGCAATTGTAGCCAGCATTCCGACTCCAACCACCAGGAACATGCGGGTAATAGAAGCAATAATTGCATCACCTACACTTCCACAGCGGGTAATTTCTTCCTGGTAGCGGTTTTGGAACTGGATAGAGAAATCTATTCCAAGCCCTATTAATATAGGTAGCACTGCCATGGTTGCCATACTCATTGGGACGGAAAGATACCCCATTAATCCAAATGTCCACAGAGCACTCATGCCGACCATTCCCAGGGAAAGCAGGCGCCAGTGAACCCTGAAGAACAATTGCAGAATTATAATCATCACCACAATTGCCAGTCCCAGCAGAATGGCGATATTGCGTCCTATGCTGTTAGTGATGGAGTTGATCAGGCCGGCATCTGATACTACCGTTGTCGTGACGCTGGTGAATGGATTATCTTCCAGAAAGCTTTCAATATTCTGGGCAGCGAGCAGTGCGTCATTATCACTCAGGTTGCCGGTGGGAGTTATCTGTATAATTCCGTGCTCAGAATCCGGGAAAAGTGAGGCAATAGCCGGGTTCAGGTTTCCCTGCTGGTCGAGTGCGGCGTAGATAATCATATCCGGGTTCTGGGCGTAGCTTGTTCCAGTAACTGCTTCCAGTAGAGACAGTGGGCTGTTTATGCAGCAATAGCGGCTGTCCGCTGTCAGGTATTCTTCAAGTGCGGCCATACGGTCAAGATTGGCAGGGGAAAGAATACTCTCGGTACTTCCAGTGAGAAGTACTGTCAAAGGTTCGCCGCCGAATACAGCTTCATAACGAGCATTATTAACCGAAATTTCTGCCTCATCAGAGACCAGGGCAGCAAAGCCGGTTTCAGTTTCCAGCATCGTAATTCCAGGGATGGCAGCAGCGCTAATAATCAGTGCAAGTAAAATAAACCACCGCGGGTGACGTTCGATAAATTTTGCTAAGGCTTCAGATATTTTGGTCATCTATCG contains:
- a CDS encoding glycine betaine ABC transporter substrate-binding protein, with amino-acid sequence MLEGMGYSVELSTVSAGVMFEAVATGDQDFMTTAWLPYTHKSYWEARKNNLDRIGTLYEGAVLAIVVPDYVTIDSLAEMKDHAGEFGSRIVGIDPGAGIMEATKNVLMPNYGLGDWELSESSEAAMIAELERSINNQEWIAVTGWAPHWKFAAYDLKMLEDPDETLGGLEEIVIIAREGFREDYPEIVSFLENWKMTSDQLGEVMHMISVDGMAPAVAAAEWVGNNQDVVDSWLS
- a CDS encoding hydrophobe/amphiphile efflux-3 (HAE3) family transporter, producing MTKISEALAKFIERHPRWFILLALIISAAAIPGITMLETETGFAALVSDEAEISVNNARYEAVFGGEPLTVLLTGSTESILSPANLDRMAALEEYLTADSRYCCINSPLSLLEAVTGTSYAQNPDMIIYAALDQQGNLNPAIASLFPDSEHGIIQITPTGNLSDNDALLAAQNIESFLEDNPFTSVTTTVVSDAGLINSITNSIGRNIAILLGLAIVVMIIILQLFFRVHWRLLSLGMVGMSALWTFGLMGYLSVPMSMATMAVLPILIGLGIDFSIQFQNRYQEEITRCGSVGDAIIASITRMFLVVGVGMLATIAGFITLFVSKVPMIKDFGLMLAVGIIISYVLGLFLLHSIIYVADRRTEVEKLKIKSKKASGRIEHILAVLGRNAIKHTLWVSAIALVLAVVGGYFDSRLTINTDYEELMPQDEPALLELRHLREITGSGGQLRFMIEAEDITSPEVIGWMKDWGDRAIEQHAEIRSVNSLATMITQVTGGVIPPAEQIDAIIQSTPSIFTFSLISDTSSMASVSFNIKYISLEGVHTLIQDLEEMAAPPAGVAVNSVGTMALGAETIDAVIGSRMLMNLLCLVAVFIIILIAYRRLVSSILTVIPVIAVIAWSSLVMYLIDIPLNPLTAILGVLIIGIGTEFMVMINGRYNEEKSRGVAPEEAMVTAITKTGRAIMATALTTLGGFAVMIVSSFVMIRDFGIVTVIGVLLCLLISLGVVPGLVVWYDNAKNRRGKHKKPA
- a CDS encoding flavodoxin family protein encodes the protein MEVKNRILAIGASPRKNGNSDILLKQALSGVADTGTDYEAIQLRDYHYMPCTGCEKCQNSTHCIGLNDGMQLLYPRLLEARGLVLVSPSHNCNITAWMKAFIDRLYCLYQFTKDRPRQYTSSLSGQGRKMILIAVGEQPQYDIAIGLTIDAMRIPFEYLGYELIGELAVKGIFDKGAVRADFEAMEKARNLGAHLAQAIVD
- a CDS encoding DUF2892 domain-containing protein — translated: MKQNMGTADRSIRAILGIAALVVALFFVAGVWDIVLYIFGAIMVITAAMGVCPLYIPFNISTK